Proteins encoded by one window of Marixanthomonas sp. SCSIO 43207:
- a CDS encoding septum formation initiator family protein, giving the protein MSNKYMLIVLVFLVWMIFFDTNSWFIHQELDDDIKGLQENAEFYKSEIEKDKAFIEKMKDSDEVERFAREKYYLKKENEDIYIIEHEDSLKNKEDDE; this is encoded by the coding sequence ATGAGCAATAAATACATGCTCATAGTTTTGGTTTTTCTAGTTTGGATGATTTTTTTTGATACTAACTCTTGGTTTATACATCAAGAACTGGATGATGACATTAAAGGTCTTCAAGAAAATGCCGAATTTTATAAATCTGAAATAGAAAAAGACAAAGCATTTATCGAAAAAATGAAAGATAGTGATGAAGTAGAACGATTTGCTCGAGAAAAATACTATCTTAAGAAAGAGAACGAAGATATATATATCATAGAACACGAAGACAGCCTTAAAAACAAGGAAGACGATGAGTGA
- the udk gene encoding uridine kinase has translation MLIIGIAGGTGSGKTTVVQQIIEELPVDEVCIISQDSYYKDTTHLSFDQRVKINFDHPQAIDFDLLVNHLKELKKGNSFEQPVYSFVDHNRTGETVTTHPRKVVIVEGILILTHPDIRELFDIKIFVHADSDERLIRRLKRDIAERGRDLEEVLSRYQTTLKPMHQQFIEPTKEFADIIIPTNRYNTVAVNLIRSIINQKLTKTES, from the coding sequence GAAAAACAACAGTAGTACAACAAATTATTGAAGAATTACCTGTAGATGAAGTATGTATCATTTCACAAGATTCTTACTATAAAGACACCACACATTTATCATTTGATCAACGTGTGAAGATTAATTTTGATCATCCTCAAGCCATTGATTTTGATCTTTTAGTTAATCATTTAAAAGAATTAAAAAAAGGAAACTCTTTTGAGCAACCGGTATACAGCTTTGTAGATCATAATAGAACAGGAGAAACCGTTACTACACACCCGCGTAAAGTAGTAATTGTAGAAGGTATTTTAATATTAACACATCCAGATATTAGAGAATTGTTTGATATTAAAATTTTTGTACACGCTGATAGTGATGAACGATTAATACGTAGACTTAAACGTGATATTGCAGAACGTGGCAGAGACCTTGAAGAAGTACTCAGCAGGTATCAAACTACCTTAAAACCAATGCACCAACAATTTATTGAGCCCACAAAAGAGTTTGCAGATATTATTATACCAACCAACAGATATAACACGGTAGCCGTAAACTTAATACGAAGTATAATCAATCAAAAATTAACCAAAACCGAATCGTGA